The window AAAGTTGTTTCACTTTGAGATTTATAACATTTAAACATGTCAAACCAAAACGGCACACACAACAactgatcaaaatttgagaaaaatatggattttgtttttgaattttcgactttttttccttatatatGACCGCGTAAAcctccttgaattttgaaaattactcctTGAAAATTCCTTGAAAAGTCTTTGAATTCTGGATACCAGGAATTGTAGGAACCTTGACTTagcaaattgaattagaaatataaattgagactaaaaaaatagagatgacatcagtaatgtgacgaaaTAATCGCGTTCGAATGTATGaaggttttctttatgttaTGAAATGGTACCAAAAATTCACACTAGTcttcatgaatttttgatgatacCAGTTAAGTTTGTGTTTTCAGTATTGGAACGGCGTCATACCAACGCACAGGCTCGAGACAACACTATAAACCTGATTCACACACTGAGGAACTATCTACACTATCATATTAAATGTTCAAAGGTACGTTCTACGCATAGAAACAAAACatagaaaacaaaatttcatttagGGCTAGattcatcctccctctgcagggactcgaacctgatggcatcgctacactcacggcacgaacccctgcatcagtagaccgggtgcgcaggtacatgcgcagctttccgaacgaaaactggcggcaccaatcagattgctcgttgtataatcgttgaggcaaatttcaaggaagaactataaatgggaaaacccgggctaaaaaaaaaagggatttctgattggctaaaaatcacatcatctgaactgcgtaTGTATCTGCGcgcacggtcgattatggcagggtttcgtgccgtggcgatctcgatgccatcaggttcgaatccctgccgggggaggatggggtagATTCAGGGATTCTCTTTTCTTAAGAGgctgaattatgaattgttcCCGTCAAGTTAAAATGGTTGTTGAATTTTTCGATGATTTAATCCTAGCGTAGAATGTTAATTCTAGCTCTAAAGCTTCCTTTGTAGTCGCGGTCCTCGAAtcaaattcccaaatcgaCGAGACGATCATCCGGTTCTTGAAATAAGATTCGACTGTTCTAGGATTGAAACAACCTCTCTAATTCAACAGATTTAGTCGCACTATATATGAAAAACATAACATCtcggatatcactctcaagtcggACACATTTCTACGTTCCCAAAAGAAGTCTACCCTATTTggcaaaaagggcacttttccaaaatttattggggggggggagggggcaaCTGCTATGTACAGCCCTGTTACTAGTATAGGAAACTCTGAATTCATGACTTTTTCCGGATATTTTTGATGAAGAGTTTCGTTTTGTTCGCGCAGGCTTATATCCACTCGCACATGAGGGCGAAAACTGTCGACTTCATCAAAATTCTCAACCGCGCAAAACAAACTCCAAAAACTGCTGAAAAGAAAACCATCACGTGAGTTATCGAACGAAATCACTTTCGAAATCGGCGCCCGATTTCTTATTCATTCCCGATGCTAATAGGGGgcgttgttgttattgtttttcAGCGGGAAGACTTTCATACAACGATCATGATTTGAAACGTGGAATTGTTGTTATCATCTAATGAACTCTTGTGTAATACTTAACGCGTGCGTTTATCCTAGACACTAACAGAGAGAGAAGAACAGACCCAGTCCGAATCCCTCACATGAACTTCCCTGGAGGAAGTAATTATTcagattattttttaattttttttttttttcattttgaaaatgagaaatcatTATAAAacgagataatttttttcgccgaatttttaaaataattttttcttaggttttttttctagttcgactcatttcattgaattcctTTTTGTTGTTTccgatttttttcttttttcaatttaaaaagaaactAATTTTTTAAGCGGAAAATTATCAAGTATCTATTTAAAACGTTTGAAAGAACCAACAAAAATGTACGATTCAATTAagtaatgattttgatgaaagttTTGTCTTTCTGTCGAAATGAAAACCTGTGCACACTGTAAATAgagtaatgacaaaataaaatatatatatatatatatatagacaaATCATGTATTGGAATTTTATAAATATTAAAAACAACATAACCGAAAAAGAATTGACTTTTTTGAATAATGGTGTATTAACTAGAGACATCCCTTGAGTCTGCTCTTCATGGATGaaacataaataaatataagATTAGGGAATTCCGGTTTGCCTAAAagcatttttatttcaaaactaAATAACAACAGTAAAACTTAAAATGTTGAGATACTCTTATCAATAACAGAGGCAGATCCAGGGCAAGACTTGAACAAGTCCATCTATTTCTTTCGGTGCcctttttgattttgtctaCAAAGATAATAGGTGAATTTCACTGCGAAATCATTCCTAATATTTGTCTCATCGGTGACAAGTTCTTCAAAAGAAGTACACTTTACTCTTTTTGGACATCAAAGTGTCCTTTGGGACTTGAAAAGTTCTTCAAAATTGGcctctggatccacccctgaatAACGCGGTATATGATTTCTTCAGATAAATGCTGAATCTACAAAGTAACAATCCAGGTATTATTATTGAGACTAGATTGCAGATTAGACTCTGGGAACCGTGGTACTAGATAGCAGATTAGACTCTTGAGTGCCAGGTACTAGATTGCAGATTAAACTCTGGGACCTCTGTGGTCCTATTAAGTTTGCCCTAACAGCATGCTAAAAAGGGACATGGCACCATTTTACTTCTAGACATTGTTTAATTTCCTATTTTTAGTCGCCAGTTTCAACAGCATAAATCGACATTTCAGCATGTACCATTTCCTCGAACAAACATGCTAGTTTGTTGTCCGTCTGCTGACGCTCCGTCTGTTTGCTGTCCGTCTGCTTGCTGTCCATCTGTTTACTGTCAGTCTGTTTGTTGTCCGTCTGCTGACGCTCCGTCTGTTTGCTATCCGTCTGTTTGCTGTCCGTCTGCTTGTCGTAGTTTCCCAACAATTCATCGACCGTTTTCACGGATTCGCGTTCCAACTCTCGAAGGCGTTTCATCTTCTCCGCTGTTTTCCGTCGATTCGACGAATTCCCTTCGAACGTTTCCTCGTGACTGCGATACAACGCGTGCTTCAAATCGACTCGTTTCCGCTTcttcccgcgcggtggcgccgCCGGAGATCGCGTCAGCTCGCACGTTCGAGCTCCGCCGACGAAGAAGAACGGCTTGAAGAGCGAGACGGCTGGGTTTTTCGTGGCGGTGAACCAGTGAGTCGCGGGTTTAGCGCAACCGTCGATCGGTACGACGGATACCTGACTACCCGCGGAGACAATACCACCATTCATACATATATCACTTTCTTCATCGCGTAGAATCGAAAATAAACTCTCAGCGTTGAAATCACCTGAAATGATTAGACattcagaatgaatatatgtaCTCCCTGCAGATCCAAGGGTGCACCCCcctaaaaatatcaactttCTCTCAAATCTTAAGTTTAGATTCCTAAGCTTGTTCTCTGtttttccaaaaattagttaatatgaTATGCGAATTTTGGGGTGCACCCTTCTTTGGATCAGACCCTGGATCCGCCTCTCTGATAGTTCTGCAATACAGTAAACCCCACTCAACTCGGGCATGGCCAAGTGACAGGTTTTTTACCAATTTTGCCAGTCCGAGTTTTTCCGAGTAAGTCTAGGTTTATTGTAGTTAAAACTGATCTCGACACAAAAAATTTGAACTTAGTTAAAATATCAGAAACGAAATGAGTCaaataattgattaaattttaatccaatgAACTTAAATTTGTTAAcgaaaaatttttaaaatctaaaaatattgaattttactgaattcctGTATTGCCCAGCGCCCAAAACGAACCGGTTTTTGAAAGCTGCTCCATCAAATAACGCCCGCAGAGGAATCGCCCGTACGGGCGCCGCTTGCAGTTCAGGGCGTGGGCCACATCGTCGACGGGACCGCTGGAGAACGCGGCCGCGAAATCGAACGGTCCACTAGAGGGCGCGTAGAATCCTTTACGTCGTGCGAATTCCTGCGTTCCGTCTTTTATCAGATCAAACTTCGTTCGGATGCTCAATTCATTGGATATATTACGACATCCACCTGAATCAAACAAATAATTAGACTAgacccttcagacaatcttcAGTCAGCCTGCAACCTGCCACCCTTCAGTCAATCTTCCATCAGCCTGCAACCTACagcccttcagacaatctgcagcctgtaACCTGCAGCCCTTCagtcaatctgcagcctgcAACCTACagcccttcagacaatctgcagcctgtaACCTGCagcccttcagacaatctgcagcctgcAACCTGCagcccttcagacaatctctATTTcagtgtgaagtgtggatgatcagtttttgaaagtgtgctgataaaatgtttaataggatcagaaatgtctcaggtgaagtcctgaacacatgtgaagtttgactgatcagtttttgaaagtgagctgataaaatctctaatgtctggtgtttgtcgtttattttcaatcaaaaacatttcagaacacaagtgtggacgatcaaaaAACTGGAAGAATGCTGATAAAGTATGAAGTGTCTGATGGGCTGCAGGTGCTGGGCCAGTCATAGGTGTGCAGGGACCTGTCTGAAGATTGATGTTAGGGCAAACAGTTTCTACTGTACAGGTGTAGCCATGCATACTTACTTGTAATACGTTCGGCTGCCCACCACTGATCAGCTGTCTCTAAAACCCACGCCTGCTGTCTATCTGTAATTATATAACTACTGTGTTCACCCCACAGTCCTCGCTGTCCGTGTCTGTGTAATAACTCGACGATTACATCCAGCGCTTCGCGAGCCGTCTTACTCcgctctaaacctaacctgaaaattcaaaacacGCTGAAATTGCGCCGAATAATTCTGGATCTGTGACCATTGATTTTGGATCTTCTACCATTGATTCAATGAGATATCATATCCGTTCAATGTTGACCGAACCAGAATCAATGTTATTGTCTACTGTAGTTGATCTCAAAGTTCTGGTTCCGCCACCATTTCATTTGAGATATATATCTCATTCTTAAAGGGCTCAAATTTTGCCTTAACTCAATGACTACGTTAAGCCGCTGTCAGGCCGATATTTACCGTTGCATACGGAAAGCTGCTGGGAGCAGTTTTCATGACGTCACAAATGTAAACACTGCCTAAGTTCAAACTACACGTGATTTTAACCAATCAGAATGCAAgtaaacattattatcataaattaTGTGAGGGAATTCCATGGAATCCCCTATGCAACGCGTCATAGACACTATTGATCATGGGAAGCACCAGAGGGGGAATCCCCTGTTAACCAAAATGGCAGAAATTCCGTCTGCTGCGcgtgattttgaatttgggtATTCCGGAGTGAATGAGTTAAAGAGCTATCTCGATGTTCTGGATCTATTGCCATTGATTCTCGGATTTGCTACAATtgattcaaaaagaaatctcATAGAATCAATGTTCGCTGCGCCAGAATCGATGGTGGCCTCAAACTAGATTAGAAACGTGTTTAATGTTATGAAATTGTACCGAAGTAGATCCATCGGAAGCAGACGATCTTCACCATCGTCGTCGATATCTCCGAGCACCGTCCAGACCGCCTCGTTACCGATACATACTCCGTGCTGATTGGCCCCCATCTCGGCGCCCCAGATCCACGCAGGTTTACTCAATACGACCGCCTCAGTGTGGACTACTTGATCAATCTCCAGAAATGTACACTGTTGGAAAAAACGAGTGAACGTGTATTAAAGCCACATTTCAGGTCAACTTTGCCTTGAACAAACCCAGCTAAGGCCAGAACTGTCACATCTTTAGATCTCTATGGCCAATCATGGACACCAAAGCTAAGAGTGTTTTTAAAGTCCGTGGACCATTCTTAGATAGATATAGTGCAGCAGACTCCCCCGTTTTTTAAGACGACACCAGTCTACGACGCTCTTTTAGATTTTGACTTACTTAGGCTATCATTCTActaatagtagaatggctcaTTTTTTGGGGTTCATTTTTTACGTGTCAAAAAATTATGACACTTGCCTTAAGTTTTTCTGTCGATGGAACATGATCTGCAGCCGGGAAATAGACGACCTCTTGCACCTCGTCAGACGGTCGGTCGGCATTCTTACCGAATACGATGCAGTTGTCTCGAGTTGCCGGGGGTAGAGCGACGAACGTATCACACGATTTCAACACTACACGAACATCAGCATCCATTTTGTTTGTAAACAGTCATTGCGCAATACCGCTAGAAAGGGCATAATTAATATGTTTATCGCAGATGTATCGGTTTTTTCATTCcgtcatcctcgcttgccaggggccCCGGTATCGCGCCGAACTcggttagactggttaccggtgtctattctgactgcgaatgcgggtggcgcagaattggacaggcgaccagtctaatATCGCTTCCACCAGCAGGAAACGGCTATAGCCTAGTGAGCTCATATCCCTAGACGTTCCtctttgaaatgattttaggTTCAATTGTGCTTAGGCGCTGTCTCGCTTTGCcgaatcaaatattctatcggGTTGCATTGAATATAGGATTGTAATATTGCCGTTATGGTGACCCGCACGGCACTCTttataaagattattttgaagaCACATAAAGCCGGGCAGGCATAgatcggccttgcgacggcttgcgactcactgcgaccaCCAGCGATGATCGTGTCGCAACGATTCACCGACCTACGCtaccttgcgactgccagtgacgggttgcgactgccagcgacgccagtcgcaatgagtcgcacatgttctactttttgCGACGCGACGGCGACTGTCGCAACCGAtctacgcgctcttgcgactgggagcaactagtcgcacacagtcgctgacaatcatGTCGCAACCGACTTACGCCCCCGCTTGTGACGCAACGCGACGATCGCGTTGCGTCGCACggtcgacctacgcccggctttagGGATGATAAACAAGAAATCCCACTTGAGAGTACGTATAGACGCCTTGATAAATAACACACAATACTGTGTCAACAACACGAAACAAGAGGGAATCTAGTAAAATTGCAGGAATATCTTTATTCAAGAACCTGTCAAACAGAACTTGCACAAAAATATGAGGTCTAGAAAAACATAATCTACGAGCAAAACACGCTACTACTTCACTGACTAAAATAAGTAAGAGGGAGAAGCCTCGGGTCGCGCAACACCAGGACCAGCAGAGTTCCAGTCAACAATAGTTCACTTGAGCTATGAATTAATGTCAGGTATCGCGGAACTGTGTGCAGACTGATAGAGGTAGGTTGTTCTGCCTGGTGTCTCAGCGATGCTGCTGTCTGTCTTTCCGTATTGTCCGGTCTGACTCATTTCTCTGTCCGTCTGCCTGTCTCTGTCTAGATCAGCTTTAGGCGCCTTGTTTGAGTTCGGACGGTGGAGCGGATCTCGGAGGTGGGGTTACATCACGTGTCGtagaacaacaaccgccgactgATCGCTTCTGATCCGAGCTAAACTGATCAATAAACGTCGTCtacaaattagaaataaacaatatattcaaatcaaacaattATGATGAACAGTTATTTTCAGGATCATCAATATTCATCCGATATAAGTGATTATCCGACTTTCGCTGATCCGCGACTTACGCAAGGTTGGGTActacacaaattcataatcatatCCCTTTGCTCGGAGGTAAAAAAGTAAGCTATACCATATAAAACCGTATCCATACGCGGGAACCAATCGGCGGGCAGTATAGCCAGCGAAAGTAGCGCGTATGATGACGTATATGCAAATTACGAACCTTTTTATCTTTAGATCTTTGCGCGGTGCGATATAAACACTCAAATATGGCGACGACGACCGCTACGATAACACCGAGCACCAGAATGACGAAGGCTCCTCGTATTTCAGACACCCCGATGTTTAAATGACGGGGAAATTCGTCTGCATCGTCGTCCACTCGCGGGCATTCGTTCGAGTGAAACCATTTCTGGTAGAGTTGATGCAACCTTCCATTTTCGATTAATTTCAACAGAGCCAAGTTGACCAAGTCCTTGTATGGGGATCCTttcaaagatttgaaaaagttgatttgaaaataattattcattCGATAGGTCCAGGTTTTTTTCTTACCATTCAACCATGCCATCatcctcgcttaccagggTTTGCGTAGATGTGTTGGGCGGATAAGTTTTCATTCAGCGGCCATCAGTATCTCTaaccaatcagatgcgttgtaTTGATAGAGAGATTCTGCCGGTGAAAAGAACGCATCTCAGACTGGTGGCTGCTGTTGAGCGGCGTAATAGACGTCCAATGAAGGGGCTTGTGGTCGCggtttgtgttggcgtgaACTTCAGCGGGaagccctggcaagcgaggatgtatGCCACCAGCTAGCAAGGCAAGTTTAAACCTAAATCTAGATTTCAGCCGCCCACGTAAAACATTAGGTTTACACAGATCGATCATGGATAGCCATGACACCAGCCATCCAGGTTTGCATCCCCGCGACGCGCGAGGATCTCATTGCATATTTACCTTTCGGGAAAGCGATACCAAAAGCCTTCGAATCGAGAAGACCTCCAACTTTCATCAAGGAGCAAGGTTTCTTCTGAACGACGTAATCGATCATCGTTGATTCGGTGATAAAGGCGTAATTTCCTCTTCTGGCGCGTTCGAATCCGTCTTTATTCGTATTTACGAATACAGACGGCTCATGCGAGCTCATAAACTGCCACATCTTCTGGTAAACAGTTATCCTTGACTGCAATGGACACCAATAGATTCGGTTATTAGTAATTTACTCTTTTATAAAGAATTGTATACAGATTATTTGTCTACTACAGGAAAGTGGAAAAGAAGTAGAAACGTTTTTTTGGTAAAGCCATACACTTGTGTTCCCTGCATTGTTTTCACGGCTACACGGACATCATCATTACAGCTTTTCCCAAGGAagaatcaaattgtatcttaatCCTAAATAGCATTTATCGCCTTATACAGAAACTTCTCCGGTATTTCGGGGTTCTTTGATATTTCTCCAACTACATTATAGGCCTAATCCGTCCTCCTTTCCAGCTGTTCTCTAGGGATGGGGAAACCCACCATCTTGAAAGAAATGTTCTTTCCGAGCTAAAATTTCAAGTCTTTATTTTGACTCATCTTCAATGATATTGGAACTTCAAAACGTCATTAGAAACTCGATAAAGGGGACGCTAGTTCTACATGAAGGGTTTCTGAttttaaaagattgaaaatcatTACTGTTTTGAAGAAAGCCATCGTTGAACCGCCAGCTATTGTTCCGTATTTTATTTTGGTCTGAGCTGCGAGGTCAGATGCACTCTGTACGGTTGGTTTCAGCGTACTGTTGGAAACGACCCCGATTATTGAGGAGAGCGAAGCCACATAGGTGGCAaatacaaaaaatgaaaatatccacCAGACGGCGCTGACTATACGAACTGATAACGAGATTGGTGTCAAACctgtaaatgaataaactaAATCAATCTCATGTACAAAACAGTTTTGATAACACAATTGTCTTTAGTACAGGGCGTTTAAGAAGAGTGTGGCTTCAATAATCTGCTATGACTGCTTTGTGGCCATTTTGAACAGCCAAATTAattacaattatttacaatcaaatcctCGCTTAATATATAGGCTTAAGGGCCATGAGCTTGACCGGATTCATTGTAAGTCAGGGCCAACGCGGATTTTTCAGATAGCTGCCTTGTGGCAATTTATGCTTTGAAACAATTTACCAGCTTTGCCCGGAAATCCGAACAGAAACCAAGCGCTGTTGAGGCACGAGAATGCGTTTCGTTCCTCGATATCGGAGTTTGGGTTTTGTTGCCACTCTGTGAATCTGCCGAGTAGGAATAGTATGAAACTCATAACGGCGTACGCGATAACTATAAACACCCAAACCTCCGCCTCAAACGGGGCCAATATTGCGAACATCGACGACTGGCGCTCCCTGGTGGGTTTCCGCATAACTATAGTAGTGCCGAGATTCAAATAAGGTTTGCTGAAATCGACAACTTGTGATCTCATGTAGGTTATTGTTAAAGGTGCAGCCGACATATCCACTGTCTGAAATAACgaaacaattttttaaaataattctTACGTCTTCAGATCTTGCTGCAGGTAAACTCTGGACCAGGTTTTATCGACAGACAAGATATGCAAATAACTTCACGGCAGTGCAGCATGCATAATGTAAATTACTTAGCAACATTGTATACATTATGCAAATTACTTAACGACTAAATCTACAGTATGCAAATTACTGGACGCCAGTGCCTGCAGTATATACACATCAACTGATTATCATCTATAGATATGAAAATTTCCTATACGACAATTAACTTTCACATATGCAAATTACTTTTACGAGAGTTCCTAGaagaaatatgcaaattaccTTGTTGATTAGTTCGCCAATCATCCCGTTCCATTTGCCGTCTGGCGTGAGAGCCCCGTATCTCCCGTCGGCGACTAACTTCAATTTGTACTTGAAACCGACTTCATCAGCGAGAGCGTTCACTAAATCAACGATATATCCTTCAAAAGTCCCGGCAGAAGTTATCATCAGAAACGGTTCCGACtgaatcaaataaatcatacaTTTTTACAATGAACTATTTATCACATtaaggcggccatcttggatctcGCGCAATTTTGATGGACCACACGGGACTTTAATATCAAGATGGCCGCTGTTATGTGAAATAAGACTGGTGTCACTTACGAGAATTGTTGTGATTTTCAGTTCGTCCCCAGGCTCTGAAAACACGGAAAAACTCACAATGAAACATGTTAGTAAAAACTGACGATACTCGGAGGTTGgtttaaattcttttctttacGCCCGCCTTCCTCGAGGAAAAGATCGTTAAAACCTACTGCAAACTTAACACTGATGATTCTGACCGGAAATTGCATGTTTTCCTATGCATTTGtattttcaaagattccaAACACCTAAAGGGAGACCCTGTGCCTTCACCGAGAGGGAGACCCTGCGCCTTCAACGAGAGGGAGACCCTGCGCCTTCAACGAGAGGGAGGGAGACCATGCGCCTTCACCGAGAGGGAGGGAGACCCTGTGCCTTCACCGAGAGGGAGGGAGACCCTGCGCCTTCACCGAGAGGGAGACCCTGTGCCTTTAACGAGAGGAAGGGAGACCCTGCGCCTTCACCGAGACGGGAGACCCTGTGCCTTTAACGAGAGGAAGGGAGACCCTGTGCCTTTAACTAGAGGAAGGGAGACCCTGCACCTTTAACGACAGGGAGACCCTGCGCCGTGGCTGCTTTATCCTAGAAAATCCCGcttgtttttcatttgaacCCTGCCTTCAAGTTTAACCTATCATCGATCCACCCCTGTTAGCATCCATAGTTTTCCCggcttttaaaatttgtatatatacataagtaACTTAATGACAGCTTTCCCATTTCGGCGTTGGCATGTAGGAACAATTAAGCATG is drawn from Tubulanus polymorphus chromosome 10, tnTubPoly1.2, whole genome shotgun sequence and contains these coding sequences:
- the LOC141911969 gene encoding glutamate receptor ionotropic, kainate 2-like encodes the protein MDAMNLLVSFLLLMVTATSMTAAQATPKPGDELKITTILSEPFLMITSAGTFEGYIVDLVNALADEVGFKYKLKLVADGRYGALTPDGKWNGMIGELINKTVDMSAAPLTITYMRSQVVDFSKPYLNLGTTIVMRKPTRERQSSMFAILAPFEAEVWVFIVIAYAVMSFILFLLGRFTEWQQNPNSDIEERNAFSCLNSAWFLFGFPGKAGLTPISLSVRIVSAVWWIFSFFVFATYVASLSSIIGVVSNSTLKPTVQSASDLAAQTKIKYGTIAGGSTMAFFKTSRITVYQKMWQFMSSHEPSVFVNTNKDGFERARRGNYAFITESTMIDYVVQKKPCSLMKVGGLLDSKAFGIAFPKGSPYKDLVNLALLKLIENGRLHQLYQKWFHSNECPRVDDDADEFPRHLNIGVSEIRGAFVILVLGVIVAVVVAIFECLYRTAQRSKDKKTTFIDQFSSDQKRSVGGCCSTTRDVTPPPRSAPPSELKQGA
- the LOC141911765 gene encoding secernin-3-like, yielding MDADVRVVLKSCDTFVALPPATRDNCIVFGKNADRPSDEVQEVVYFPAADHVPSTEKLKCTFLEIDQVVHTEAVVLSKPAWIWGAEMGANQHGVCIGNEAVWTVLGDIDDDGEDRLLPMDLLRLGLERSKTAREALDVIVELLHRHGQRGLWGEHSSYIITDRQQAWVLETADQWWAAERITSGCRNISNELSIRTKFDLIKDGTQEFARRKGFYAPSSGPFDFAAAFSSGPVDDVAHALNCKRRPYGRFLCGRYLMEQLSKTGDFNAESLFSILRDEESDICMNGGIVSAGSQVSVVPIDGCAKPATHWFTATKNPAVSLFKPFFFVGGARTCELTRSPAAPPRGKKRKRVDLKHALYRSHEETFEGNSSNRRKTAEKMKRLRELERESVKTVDELLGNYDKQTDSKQTDSKQTERQQTDNKQTDSKQMDSKQTDSKQTERQQTDNKLACLFEEMIQHLSEEIIYRVIQGWIQRPILKNFSSPKGHFDVQKE